From Sulfuracidifex tepidarius, one genomic window encodes:
- the asd gene encoding aspartate-semialdehyde dehydrogenase: MRRVLKAAILGATGLVGIEYVRILSQHPYIKPAYLAGKGSVGKPYGEITRWQTVGQIPKEIADMEVKPTDPKMMDDVDLIFSPLPAGAAGPVEEEFAKQGFPVISNSPDHRFDPDVPMMVPEINSHTVTLIDEQRKRRDWKGFIVTTPLCTAQGAAIPLAPIFMNFKMEGAFITTIQSLSGAGYPGIPSLDIVDNILPLGDAYDAKTVKEVYRLLSETKRNVQEPDIKEVSLSATTHRIATIQGHYEVAYVTFKEETSAEKVKEAMDQFKGEPQELKLPSAPEKPILMTNKDNRPQVFFDRWAGDPPGMSIVVGRVNQVNKKTVRYVSLIHNTVRGAAGGGVLTAELLTEKGYLPK; this comes from the coding sequence ATGAGAAGAGTACTTAAAGCCGCAATTTTAGGTGCGACTGGGCTAGTAGGTATAGAATACGTTAGGATATTATCACAGCATCCTTACATCAAACCGGCTTACTTAGCGGGCAAAGGATCTGTTGGCAAACCGTACGGAGAAATTACAAGGTGGCAAACAGTAGGGCAAATACCTAAGGAAATAGCTGACATGGAAGTCAAGCCCACGGATCCAAAGATGATGGATGATGTTGACTTGATATTCTCACCATTACCAGCAGGAGCAGCTGGGCCAGTAGAGGAAGAATTCGCCAAGCAAGGATTCCCAGTTATAAGTAACTCTCCCGATCACAGGTTTGACCCGGACGTCCCAATGATGGTTCCTGAAATAAACTCCCATACAGTAACCCTAATAGATGAGCAGAGAAAGAGGAGAGATTGGAAGGGATTCATAGTTACAACTCCTCTATGTACAGCTCAGGGCGCAGCAATACCCCTAGCTCCCATTTTCATGAACTTCAAGATGGAAGGTGCTTTCATAACTACGATACAATCTTTGTCTGGAGCAGGGTATCCTGGAATTCCATCCTTAGACATAGTAGATAACATATTACCTCTGGGAGATGCTTACGACGCTAAAACCGTAAAGGAAGTATATAGACTTCTCAGCGAGACTAAAAGAAACGTACAGGAGCCTGACATAAAGGAGGTAAGCCTTTCTGCTACCACACATAGAATAGCGACTATCCAAGGACATTATGAAGTGGCTTACGTAACATTCAAGGAAGAGACAAGCGCTGAGAAAGTCAAGGAAGCCATGGATCAGTTCAAGGGAGAACCACAAGAGCTCAAGTTACCTTCAGCTCCAGAGAAGCCAATTCTAATGACTAATAAGGACAATAGACCTCAGGTATTCTTCGATAGATGGGCAGGAGACCCACCAGGAATGAGCATAGTAGTGGGTAGAGTGAACCAAGTAAACAAGAAGACTGTAAGGTACGTCTCACTAATTCACAACACTGTAAGGGGAGCTGCTGGAGGAGGTGTTCTAACAGCAGAGCTCCTTACAGAAAAGGGATACCTACCTAAGTAA
- a CDS encoding TIGR04084 family radical SAM/SPASM domain-containing protein, translating into MLWLLMTTGKCNLVCDYCGGSFPRDVVSWSVKYDISKLKSTIETRDRSPTVIFYGGEPLMNPKFIMKTMDSLNATRWGVQTNGTAVRMLPESYWKRMNVALLSIDGREQITDKHRGKGIYKRVVENASYLKSLGVETIARMAVTMDSDIYEEVKHLVELGVFDKIHWQLNVIWSERWDFENWAEKSYLPGLEKLMDIFMQNLSQGILIKIIPFLGVISAHFTGGYRGSPCGAGYSSITVTPEGRVLSCPIAVREKWAELGTVNEFRLLEDPLPDYCKTCDVKKYCGGRCLYASNEKYWGEEGFQLVDSVTKKYLRMVISKLPEIEKLIDEGVISKSSLIYDPVQDSTEVIP; encoded by the coding sequence ATGTTATGGCTTCTGATGACTACTGGTAAATGTAACTTAGTTTGTGATTATTGCGGAGGATCCTTTCCACGGGATGTGGTATCTTGGTCTGTAAAATACGATATTTCAAAGCTCAAATCAACGATAGAGACTAGAGACAGATCTCCCACAGTAATCTTCTATGGAGGAGAACCTTTAATGAATCCCAAATTTATAATGAAGACCATGGACAGCCTGAACGCCACTAGGTGGGGCGTTCAGACTAACGGAACCGCGGTGAGGATGCTCCCTGAATCGTACTGGAAGAGAATGAACGTAGCGCTTCTTTCCATAGACGGACGTGAACAAATTACAGATAAGCATAGGGGTAAAGGTATATATAAGAGGGTAGTTGAAAACGCTTCGTACTTGAAGTCTTTAGGAGTAGAAACCATAGCTAGGATGGCAGTTACTATGGACTCTGACATATACGAGGAAGTTAAACATTTGGTGGAATTAGGAGTTTTTGACAAGATACACTGGCAACTTAACGTGATATGGTCTGAGAGATGGGATTTCGAGAACTGGGCAGAAAAGTCCTATCTACCTGGACTGGAGAAATTGATGGATATCTTCATGCAGAATCTTAGCCAGGGCATACTCATAAAGATAATACCTTTCCTAGGAGTAATCAGCGCTCATTTCACTGGAGGATATAGGGGATCTCCTTGCGGAGCTGGATATTCATCAATAACTGTGACTCCAGAGGGCAGAGTGCTATCCTGTCCGATTGCAGTCAGGGAGAAGTGGGCTGAATTAGGTACTGTGAACGAATTCAGGCTTCTTGAGGACCCTCTTCCAGACTACTGTAAGACTTGTGATGTAAAGAAGTATTGCGGTGGCAGATGTCTTTATGCTTCTAATGAGAAATATTGGGGAGAAGAGGGGTTCCAGCTCGTCGACTCAGTCACTAAGAAATATCTCAGGATGGTGATCTCTAAGTTACCTGAAATAGAGAAGCTAATAGACGAGGGGGTAATCAGTAAATCTAGCCTTATTTACGATCCAGTTCAGGACTCAACAGAGGTAATTCCTTAA
- a CDS encoding S53 family peptidase, with amino-acid sequence MSLFKMVAITLLFLTFSEAGLLASSFSVQVQSPQMEVSNHGSRISPNSYITMSIVFQPKNLDLLQILLENHTVLNESVVSKLFVPQEEISSAINYLRTYGISANQTLNVITFSAKASLIEKALHGKVYESNFHGVSYYQFLGDSPFQNAIVTGTNVTASLLSKPITVYNTTQLLAYNEIKPYQLYEAYNVTYLHSIGINGEGTSIGILDFYGDPYIQSQLKAFDSKYNISNPPVFNVVPIGPYNPESGVSSGWALEISLDVEYSHLIAPKAGIYLYVANPNLSLPAILAKIVQDDQVNVLSESFGIPEIYVLLGMIPLSYIQSMEYEYWLGEVEGITFLAASGDAGGTGYNFYLSSQGNLLFPASIPYVLSVGGTTLYVSGNNTLQTAWSGESLFGATTAGVSSIFPSPPYQGSGFLKVPDVAALANPYTGVPVLYYYNISEMVGGTSVATPLTAGIIDLMTEEYGKLGYINPLLYQLKNTDVFGKVDFGYNTPLDASNFNIDGLGYINAGNLFTALPSVLHGKEIMVSTYNTTFSDGEQVTVIAKSNFQTSAMVGEVYNGTSVISHFNLHFNGTYWIGHFDATGSGVYEITVNSGSVTGFSYITVGYQAVFISPEVAIYPEPENIPVIVELTNANGSVVTPFNSINLDIMKYYPENSSSIQVAQVGASISPILNITIFGETFQLNSTLYLGYYNLSSYSKIGGIYEAMIPNVFGMDEFVEGIYVVPAVFPPVATEPLVVSPGQNVTIEVAQESLGSPNITVSFINNDKVMYSTPVNMITYDGGDYYIAQVQMPDIPPGYYTVEAKATCFSSNFTASGVGFTQIYVAPQSLVQNVKVEPSNVLFENDTATIEANITYFNGTPVKFGTFDAILVPQFLLTQVYQDQIVVPLHYDKGEWIGNFTVPVDAFQSSQFGSAGYWNVYLEGTSFNGFPTFSPSTLNVSELEVLPISVSSKIYVLPYIHIKEFKGNFTAYSYISNAVIKNHNATIVDSIVNNLTVINGTVTLVNTNVTHLNDKLGNVHLVGLSSINPIRLSSSHANAPSKLQENYTSNQEENYTSHQAYTNTTMPTGVSTSQSSTSSTNIYIIPIISLLVIAVMIIGAIAILTKKKFS; translated from the coding sequence ATGTCGTTATTTAAAATGGTTGCTATAACACTGCTTTTCTTAACATTCTCAGAAGCCGGGCTATTAGCCTCTTCCTTCTCTGTTCAAGTCCAGAGCCCGCAGATGGAGGTATCTAACCATGGTAGTCGAATATCACCAAACTCGTACATTACAATGTCTATCGTGTTTCAACCTAAGAATTTGGACTTGTTACAGATCTTGCTTGAAAACCATACTGTGTTAAATGAAAGCGTGGTGTCGAAGCTTTTCGTTCCTCAGGAAGAGATAAGTTCTGCAATAAATTACCTTAGAACTTACGGTATAAGTGCCAATCAAACTTTAAACGTAATTACGTTCTCTGCCAAAGCTTCTTTAATAGAGAAAGCACTCCATGGAAAGGTCTACGAGTCTAATTTCCATGGCGTATCGTACTATCAGTTCCTCGGAGACTCGCCCTTTCAGAACGCAATAGTCACAGGAACTAACGTTACTGCTTCACTACTTTCTAAACCAATTACCGTGTATAATACAACCCAGCTTTTAGCTTACAACGAGATAAAGCCTTATCAATTGTACGAAGCCTATAACGTAACATATCTTCATTCTATTGGAATAAATGGGGAAGGGACATCAATTGGAATATTGGATTTCTATGGTGACCCCTACATACAGTCCCAGCTTAAAGCTTTCGATTCTAAATACAACATTTCCAACCCTCCTGTGTTTAATGTAGTTCCCATAGGTCCCTATAATCCAGAGTCAGGAGTGAGCAGTGGCTGGGCATTGGAGATCTCTTTGGACGTTGAATACTCTCATTTAATTGCACCTAAGGCTGGAATCTACCTTTATGTCGCAAATCCTAACCTTTCTCTCCCTGCCATACTGGCTAAGATAGTCCAAGACGATCAAGTGAATGTATTGTCGGAGAGCTTCGGAATACCAGAGATCTATGTCTTGCTCGGTATGATTCCATTGAGTTACATACAAAGCATGGAGTATGAATATTGGCTCGGAGAAGTAGAAGGAATAACGTTCCTTGCAGCCTCTGGTGATGCAGGAGGAACTGGCTACAATTTCTACTTATCTTCACAAGGGAATTTGCTCTTTCCGGCCTCAATTCCTTACGTTCTTTCTGTAGGCGGAACCACGCTTTACGTATCTGGGAATAACACGTTACAGACTGCATGGAGTGGGGAGAGCTTATTCGGTGCTACCACAGCAGGGGTTAGCTCTATATTTCCTTCTCCTCCGTATCAAGGTAGCGGATTTCTGAAGGTTCCCGATGTAGCAGCATTAGCAAACCCATATACTGGAGTTCCAGTTTTATACTACTACAACATCAGCGAGATGGTAGGCGGGACGTCTGTAGCTACTCCCTTAACTGCAGGGATAATAGATCTCATGACGGAAGAGTACGGAAAGTTAGGTTACATTAATCCTCTACTCTATCAATTAAAGAACACTGACGTGTTTGGGAAAGTAGACTTCGGTTACAACACACCTCTTGATGCGAGTAACTTCAACATAGATGGTCTAGGGTATATAAACGCTGGGAATCTATTTACTGCTTTGCCATCAGTCCTTCATGGGAAAGAGATCATGGTTTCTACGTATAACACAACCTTCAGCGACGGAGAGCAAGTCACAGTGATTGCCAAGTCTAACTTCCAGACATCAGCAATGGTAGGGGAAGTCTACAATGGGACCTCAGTAATTAGCCATTTTAATCTACATTTCAACGGTACTTACTGGATAGGTCACTTTGACGCTACCGGATCAGGAGTTTATGAGATAACAGTGAACTCAGGCAGTGTGACAGGGTTCTCCTATATCACTGTAGGTTACCAAGCAGTTTTCATATCTCCTGAAGTCGCCATATATCCAGAGCCAGAAAACATACCAGTAATAGTAGAGCTTACTAATGCCAATGGGTCGGTTGTCACTCCGTTTAACAGTATTAACCTAGACATCATGAAGTACTATCCTGAGAATAGTTCATCAATTCAAGTAGCTCAAGTGGGTGCTTCAATATCTCCTATACTAAATATTACAATATTTGGTGAAACATTTCAGCTTAACAGTACTCTTTACCTTGGGTATTACAATCTAAGTAGTTACAGTAAGATAGGCGGGATCTATGAAGCTATGATACCTAATGTCTTCGGAATGGACGAGTTCGTAGAGGGAATTTACGTTGTTCCAGCCGTTTTCCCACCGGTTGCTACAGAACCTTTAGTTGTTTCTCCCGGCCAGAACGTCACAATTGAAGTAGCTCAAGAGTCTCTTGGTTCACCTAATATTACAGTTTCGTTCATAAACAACGATAAGGTCATGTATTCCACTCCAGTGAACATGATCACTTATGATGGAGGAGATTACTACATAGCTCAAGTACAAATGCCAGATATTCCCCCTGGTTACTACACAGTTGAAGCGAAAGCCACTTGTTTCTCCAGTAACTTTACAGCTAGCGGTGTAGGTTTCACACAAATTTATGTGGCTCCACAGAGTTTAGTGCAGAACGTGAAAGTTGAACCTTCCAACGTGTTATTTGAGAACGATACTGCTACGATAGAGGCGAACATAACTTACTTTAATGGTACACCAGTCAAATTCGGGACTTTCGACGCGATATTAGTACCCCAATTCCTTCTAACTCAGGTTTACCAAGACCAAATTGTGGTTCCTCTGCACTACGACAAGGGCGAGTGGATAGGCAACTTTACAGTCCCTGTTGATGCATTCCAGAGCTCACAGTTTGGGAGTGCAGGATATTGGAACGTCTACTTAGAGGGCACGTCGTTTAACGGTTTTCCAACCTTTTCTCCATCAACTTTGAACGTGAGTGAGCTAGAGGTCCTTCCAATTTCCGTTAGTTCAAAGATATATGTATTGCCATATATTCATATAAAGGAGTTTAAAGGCAACTTCACAGCTTATTCCTATATTTCAAATGCGGTTATAAAGAACCATAACGCCACAATAGTCGACAGTATTGTAAATAACCTTACTGTTATAAACGGCACTGTGACCCTAGTTAACACTAACGTCACCCACCTTAACGATAAGCTTGGGAACGTGCATTTAGTAGGTCTTTCAAGCATAAATCCAATACGTCTCTCTTCATCTCATGCTAATGCACCGTCCAAATTACAGGAAAACTACACATCAAATCAGGAAGAAAACTACACTTCGCATCAAGCTTATACTAATACAACTATGCCCACAGGGGTTTCCACTTCACAAAGTAGTACTTCTAGTACTAATATTTACATTATACCTATAATTTCGCTTCTAGTAATTGCTGTGATGATTATAGGTGCTATAGCTATACTTACGAAGAAGAAGTTCTCATAA
- a CDS encoding cupin domain-containing protein — protein MEFFKATVDSVQREEVKIGDTKDTFIQWLVTKAQGSESYALRRFTMKPGGVITCHNHKYVETVYLLQGKLEVSVGNQKLQMEKDSYVFINKFVPHELKNIGNEEVVFLCVISYEDDMKIKALDKCPED, from the coding sequence ATGGAATTCTTTAAAGCTACAGTGGATTCAGTGCAAAGAGAAGAGGTAAAGATAGGTGACACTAAAGACACATTCATTCAGTGGCTCGTGACCAAGGCTCAAGGCTCAGAAAGCTATGCGCTGAGGAGGTTTACTATGAAACCTGGGGGCGTAATAACTTGTCATAATCATAAGTACGTAGAAACTGTATATCTTCTGCAAGGAAAACTGGAAGTATCTGTGGGTAACCAAAAATTACAAATGGAGAAGGACTCTTATGTTTTCATCAATAAGTTTGTCCCTCATGAGCTCAAGAACATCGGAAACGAAGAGGTAGTTTTCTTGTGTGTTATCTCATATGAAGACGACATGAAAATCAAAGCTCTTGACAAATGCCCTGAGGACTGA
- a CDS encoding M1 family metallopeptidase, which produces MQVKRYDIDLDFDFKNLKYDGYEKISLEGKGNVELDAVDFNLHQVKVNGETTEFEYDGKTIKINATREENIIEIWFSKKVDDKQLTGIYKAKYDQDKYVISTQFEATHARDFIPCIDKPSYKSIFRIQVKVDQGLKVLSNMDAEISKSGEKVLYSFKETPKMSTYLLYLGIGDFEEVEDNSSSPKIIVATTPGKSAKGRFAIEVARKTISFYENYFGIKYQLPKEHLIAVPEFAFGAMENWGAITFRENALLADESSSTQQKIRVSEVVAHELAHQWFGDLVTMKWWDDLWLNESFATFMSHKAVNETFPEWRMWESFLIGETSPAMLKDALNTTHSIEAHVENEAEIEQMFDDISYGKGASVLRMIEAYLAPENFRKGISSYLKKFQFSNASGQDLWNSLSEASGEKLDQIMDSWIKKPGYPLLTVQIIKGTRGYRLAVRQDRFLLNGKDDLTYIVPLTFRLNGRKETSLLEERTYERELESYPNELLVNIDRTGFYRVVYEDLNLAIKSVRTPLEAWELLNDYFYLLISGKIGLETYEKVLKAFASYRSPLVSNEIAEEMKTLFAVNPSKYGDIVREVLQTSLKLWVRPKERLEKMAFSNVASTLAMADEGFALGLSRLMDNYDYLDGDLRQPVAISFAVSEEDNAFEVLLNKFRKANLDEEKLRLLNAMLSFRKGYLVTLTLGLFSTGEIKKQDIVRILPRASSNPFAREAVWSWLKLNIERIREIYSGTGIFGRVLSDTIPLLGIGMEEEISNYFKAKQIKEGERGIKIGLEILSSLSRLS; this is translated from the coding sequence ATGCAAGTAAAAAGGTATGATATAGACCTCGATTTCGATTTTAAAAATCTAAAATATGACGGGTACGAAAAGATTTCGTTGGAAGGAAAAGGGAACGTAGAGCTGGATGCTGTAGACTTCAACTTGCATCAAGTTAAAGTCAACGGAGAAACCACTGAATTTGAATATGATGGAAAAACAATTAAAATTAATGCAACAAGAGAGGAAAATATCATAGAGATTTGGTTCTCAAAGAAAGTTGATGACAAGCAACTTACAGGGATTTACAAAGCTAAATACGATCAGGATAAATACGTTATCTCTACACAGTTTGAGGCTACTCATGCAAGGGATTTCATACCTTGCATTGATAAGCCGTCCTACAAGTCGATTTTCAGAATTCAAGTGAAGGTTGACCAAGGATTGAAGGTACTCTCCAACATGGATGCTGAAATTTCCAAGTCAGGAGAGAAAGTTCTGTATTCCTTCAAGGAAACTCCGAAGATGTCCACTTATCTCCTCTACCTAGGCATAGGAGATTTCGAGGAAGTAGAGGACAACTCCTCCTCCCCTAAAATCATCGTTGCTACTACTCCAGGGAAATCGGCCAAGGGTAGGTTTGCAATCGAGGTAGCTAGGAAAACAATATCCTTTTACGAGAATTACTTCGGGATAAAATATCAACTGCCTAAAGAGCACCTAATAGCTGTACCAGAGTTTGCTTTCGGTGCAATGGAGAACTGGGGTGCGATAACTTTCAGGGAAAACGCGCTTTTAGCTGATGAAAGCTCTAGCACACAACAGAAAATAAGAGTGTCTGAAGTAGTGGCCCATGAGCTTGCACACCAATGGTTCGGCGACCTAGTGACAATGAAGTGGTGGGACGATCTGTGGCTGAACGAGAGCTTCGCGACGTTCATGAGTCATAAAGCGGTGAACGAGACCTTCCCTGAGTGGAGGATGTGGGAAAGCTTCTTAATAGGTGAGACTTCTCCTGCCATGCTTAAGGACGCCCTAAACACAACACATTCGATAGAGGCTCATGTAGAAAACGAAGCTGAGATAGAGCAAATGTTTGATGATATAAGCTACGGTAAAGGCGCAAGCGTGCTTAGAATGATAGAGGCTTACTTAGCTCCAGAGAATTTCAGAAAAGGCATTTCCTCATATTTGAAGAAGTTCCAGTTCTCCAATGCAAGCGGACAAGATCTCTGGAATTCCCTCTCAGAAGCTTCTGGAGAGAAACTTGACCAGATCATGGATAGCTGGATTAAGAAACCTGGTTATCCTCTCTTGACGGTACAAATAATAAAGGGAACAAGAGGTTACAGATTAGCTGTCAGACAGGACAGATTCCTACTCAATGGAAAAGACGATTTAACCTACATTGTACCTTTGACTTTCAGGCTAAATGGAAGGAAAGAGACGTCGCTGCTGGAGGAGAGAACATACGAAAGAGAGCTAGAATCGTATCCTAATGAGTTGCTTGTCAACATAGATAGAACGGGTTTCTATAGAGTTGTTTACGAGGATTTGAATCTAGCAATCAAAAGCGTAAGGACTCCCCTAGAAGCTTGGGAACTACTTAACGATTACTTCTATCTCCTGATCAGCGGGAAAATAGGTCTTGAAACTTACGAAAAGGTACTGAAAGCTTTTGCAAGCTATAGGTCTCCCTTGGTATCGAACGAAATAGCAGAGGAGATGAAGACTCTATTCGCTGTTAACCCATCTAAATACGGAGACATAGTAAGGGAAGTCCTTCAAACGTCCTTGAAACTATGGGTGAGACCTAAAGAAAGACTTGAGAAGATGGCGTTCTCCAATGTTGCTTCTACCCTAGCCATGGCAGATGAGGGGTTTGCGCTCGGTCTGTCGAGGCTCATGGATAACTACGACTACCTAGATGGAGACTTGAGGCAACCAGTAGCCATCTCATTTGCAGTGTCAGAGGAGGACAACGCTTTTGAAGTCCTCTTAAACAAGTTCAGAAAGGCTAACTTAGACGAGGAGAAACTTAGGCTGCTTAATGCAATGTTGAGCTTTAGAAAAGGATATCTAGTCACGTTAACCTTAGGTCTGTTTTCCACGGGCGAAATAAAGAAGCAGGATATAGTGAGAATTCTTCCTCGCGCTTCATCAAATCCCTTTGCAAGGGAGGCAGTTTGGTCATGGTTGAAATTGAATATAGAAAGAATCAGAGAGATATATAGTGGAACAGGGATATTCGGTAGAGTCTTATCAGATACTATACCTCTCCTGGGAATAGGTATGGAAGAGGAGATCTCAAATTACTTCAAGGCTAAACAAATCAAAGAGGGTGAAAGAGGAATAAAGATAGGGCTTGAGATTCTTTCCTCTCTATCGAGGTTGTCTTAA
- a CDS encoding (Fe-S)-binding protein, producing MDDAIKQFLFSNMKQDFVPFPVDKSICTGWAEGEKKGGETILYTGCMYQLAPLSAIFNRVSRVVSRVSSPQSILRMAKRVHPEKRELERSYKILRNISSILRKNGVNFGYLFEDEPYSGAFLLELGMLDEFEEYARLVKDKLLSMGVKRIITVDPHSQNALSRYSEFFTFDIEVVSYLDLVKDIVKSSKKGTYVIHDSCLYSRFMNKRDVYRSILEKGGISVKEDYMVTSRENSLCCGGPLAPINESLSSEIGKYRATQLKGVSDKVIVQCPFCYMNLSPYVETYDIAEVISCE from the coding sequence ATGGATGACGCGATTAAGCAGTTCCTTTTCAGTAACATGAAACAGGACTTCGTTCCTTTCCCCGTAGATAAATCTATATGTACTGGTTGGGCTGAAGGAGAGAAGAAAGGAGGGGAAACTATCCTTTATACTGGATGTATGTATCAACTTGCACCACTTTCCGCTATTTTCAACAGAGTTTCTCGCGTGGTATCAAGGGTTAGCTCTCCACAGTCAATCTTAAGGATGGCAAAGAGAGTTCATCCCGAAAAAAGGGAATTGGAGAGATCCTACAAGATACTAAGGAACATCTCCTCGATCCTAAGAAAGAACGGAGTTAATTTCGGTTATCTTTTTGAGGACGAACCTTACAGTGGGGCATTTCTTCTAGAGTTAGGAATGCTAGATGAGTTCGAAGAGTACGCTAGGCTAGTGAAGGACAAGCTTCTTTCAATGGGAGTCAAGAGGATAATTACTGTAGATCCGCATTCACAAAATGCGCTTTCAAGATACTCAGAGTTCTTCACTTTTGACATTGAGGTGGTAAGTTATCTAGACTTAGTTAAAGATATAGTGAAGTCGAGCAAGAAGGGAACTTACGTCATTCATGACTCTTGTCTATACTCGAGGTTTATGAACAAGCGTGACGTTTATAGGTCGATTTTGGAGAAGGGCGGGATCTCCGTGAAAGAGGACTACATGGTGACTTCCAGGGAAAACTCCCTTTGTTGTGGAGGACCTCTAGCTCCTATAAACGAGAGCCTCAGCTCCGAGATCGGTAAATATAGAGCAACTCAGTTGAAGGGAGTTTCAGATAAAGTAATAGTTCAATGTCCTTTCTGTTACATGAACTTATCTCCTTACGTAGAAACATATGACATAGCTGAGGTGATCTCTTGTGAGTGA
- a CDS encoding LUD domain-containing protein: protein MSESIWYVAIERAVNNNIPRVKSILERHQYILDARSRLRQAKLEVIRNLKEYVGMTMESVRRNGGNVYLAKDGGEARSIVEKIVGDRSTIVMGKSMVAYECGIRQHLINKGKEVWETDLGEFLIQLSNEPPSHIIAPAIHMTREQASKVIKKIDSTSSVQSHEEIAGEARKFLRQKFINAEVGITGANAISADTGSILLIENEGNIRMTSIMPEVHIAIAGVEKIVPTLEHAFLEVMVQSAYAGLYPPTYVNLTSGPSSTGDIEMKRVSPAHGPKEFHLILLDNGRFKTADDPILSEALLCIRCGRCHFHCPVYRVMGQRWGDPPFTGPMGAMWSYVVYGDSKPSLLCAHSGGCREVCPMDINIPKVLERIKYIAQK from the coding sequence GTGAGTGAGAGCATCTGGTATGTTGCGATTGAGAGAGCTGTAAATAATAACATACCTAGGGTAAAATCAATTCTAGAGAGACATCAGTACATCTTAGATGCTAGATCAAGGCTTAGGCAAGCGAAGCTTGAGGTGATTCGTAACCTTAAGGAATATGTTGGTATGACCATGGAATCAGTGAGGAGGAATGGTGGAAACGTTTACCTGGCTAAAGACGGCGGTGAAGCCAGATCTATAGTCGAGAAGATAGTAGGAGATAGAAGTACCATAGTCATGGGAAAATCAATGGTGGCTTATGAATGCGGAATCAGACAACATTTGATAAACAAGGGTAAGGAAGTTTGGGAGACCGACCTAGGTGAGTTCCTGATCCAACTATCCAACGAACCACCGTCTCACATCATAGCTCCTGCAATACATATGACTAGAGAGCAAGCTTCGAAGGTAATAAAGAAAATAGACTCTACCTCAAGTGTACAATCTCATGAAGAGATAGCGGGAGAGGCGAGGAAGTTCCTCAGGCAGAAGTTCATTAACGCCGAAGTAGGAATAACTGGAGCCAACGCGATATCCGCAGATACCGGTTCTATTCTCCTCATAGAAAATGAAGGTAACATAAGGATGACCTCTATCATGCCTGAAGTCCATATAGCCATAGCCGGCGTAGAGAAGATAGTTCCTACCTTAGAGCATGCCTTCCTTGAGGTAATGGTACAGTCAGCTTACGCTGGTCTTTATCCTCCCACGTACGTCAACCTCACTTCAGGGCCGAGCTCCACAGGTGATATAGAGATGAAGAGAGTTTCTCCAGCCCACGGGCCTAAGGAATTTCACCTGATTCTTTTAGATAATGGAAGATTTAAGACCGCAGACGATCCAATCCTGTCAGAAGCCCTCCTTTGCATAAGGTGCGGTAGATGTCATTTTCATTGTCCTGTCTATAGAGTTATGGGTCAAAGGTGGGGAGATCCTCCATTTACTGGACCAATGGGAGCCATGTGGTCTTATGTAGTCTATGGAGACTCTAAACCATCCCTATTGTGTGCTCATTCAGGAGGTTGCAGGGAAGTTTGCCCTATGGATATAAACATACCTAAGGTGCTGGAAAGAATCAAGTACATAGCTCAGAAGTAA